The Caulifigura coniformis genome includes a region encoding these proteins:
- a CDS encoding serine/threonine-protein kinase — protein sequence METRSDEQLALIFEGLTARLRSGERVSLEQAVAQFPDYSDDLRELWTTLLLTEDLANDLASVETVCEEPPFVRSELPKRIGDYELGREIGRGGMGVVFEARQVSLNRPVALKMILRGEFATPAERARFRAEAESAARLEHPHIVAVYEVGEHQDQPYFSMQLVPGATLARRIADGPLPPREAAELMLPVCRAVAHAHHRGILHRDLKPSNILIDAGNRPLVTDFGLAKRLVAADERATSPAGPITRSGDLLGTPGYMAPEQAAGNRGEVSRATDVYALGAILYATMTGRPPFQAASPVDTLMLVLEQDPPLPRVVNQSADPDLELIALKALQKPADLRYATADAMADDLQAYLNHEAISARSSHFSQILSRAFRPTHHVAVLEHWGLLWMWHATVVFVLCILTNVLQVRGVEARWPYASLWTVGLGTWALIFWNLRRRSGPVTFVERQIAHIWAASMAASTMLFAVEMLLGLPVLKLSPVLALIAGSVFIAKAGILTGEFYFPAALLFAASVPMALWPKYGLTIFGFVSWLTFFFPGWKFHRQKRRR from the coding sequence TTGGAAACGCGGTCGGACGAGCAGCTGGCGTTGATCTTCGAGGGACTGACTGCGCGCCTGCGGTCGGGAGAACGCGTGTCGCTGGAACAGGCGGTCGCGCAGTTCCCGGACTACTCCGACGACTTGCGCGAACTCTGGACGACCCTGCTGCTGACCGAGGACCTTGCCAACGATCTCGCCAGTGTGGAGACCGTCTGTGAGGAGCCTCCGTTCGTTCGTTCGGAACTTCCGAAACGCATCGGCGACTACGAGCTTGGCCGGGAAATCGGGCGCGGAGGAATGGGGGTGGTCTTCGAGGCCCGGCAGGTCAGCCTGAACCGGCCTGTCGCCCTGAAGATGATTCTGCGGGGCGAGTTTGCCACGCCGGCGGAACGCGCCCGATTCCGAGCGGAAGCCGAATCGGCCGCCCGGCTCGAACATCCCCATATCGTGGCCGTCTACGAAGTCGGTGAGCACCAGGACCAGCCCTATTTCAGCATGCAGCTCGTGCCGGGAGCGACTCTCGCCCGCCGAATCGCCGATGGCCCGCTGCCTCCTCGCGAAGCGGCCGAACTGATGCTTCCCGTCTGCCGCGCCGTCGCACATGCCCACCACCGCGGCATCCTGCATCGCGACCTCAAGCCGTCGAACATCCTGATCGACGCCGGCAATCGCCCGCTGGTGACCGACTTCGGTCTCGCGAAACGTCTTGTTGCGGCCGACGAACGCGCGACGTCGCCCGCCGGTCCGATCACCCGGTCGGGGGATCTGCTGGGGACCCCCGGCTACATGGCGCCGGAGCAGGCCGCCGGCAATCGCGGAGAAGTTTCGAGGGCGACGGACGTCTACGCGCTGGGGGCGATCCTGTACGCCACGATGACCGGGCGGCCGCCGTTCCAGGCGGCGTCGCCAGTCGACACGCTGATGCTTGTTCTCGAACAGGATCCGCCTCTGCCGCGCGTGGTGAACCAGTCGGCCGATCCCGACCTGGAACTGATCGCCCTCAAGGCGCTTCAGAAGCCGGCCGATCTTCGCTACGCCACGGCCGATGCCATGGCCGACGACCTCCAGGCGTATCTGAACCACGAGGCGATTTCAGCGCGGTCCTCGCATTTTTCCCAGATCCTGTCCCGCGCGTTCCGGCCGACGCATCACGTCGCCGTTCTCGAGCACTGGGGATTGCTCTGGATGTGGCATGCGACGGTCGTCTTCGTCCTGTGCATTCTGACGAACGTCCTGCAGGTCCGCGGCGTGGAAGCCCGCTGGCCCTACGCGAGCCTGTGGACGGTCGGATTGGGGACGTGGGCTCTGATTTTCTGGAACCTTCGCCGACGGTCCGGGCCAGTGACGTTCGTGGAGCGGCAGATTGCCCACATCTGGGCGGCGAGCATGGCCGCCTCGACGATGCTGTTCGCCGTCGAGATGCTGCTGGGGCTTCCCGTCCTCAAACTGTCGCCTGTGCTGGCGCTCATCGCCGGCAGCGTGTTCATCGCCAAGGCAGGCATCCTGACCGGCGAGTTCTATTTCCCGGCAGCGCTGCTCTTCGCCGCCTCAGTTCCGATGGCGCTCTGGCCGAAGTACGGGCTGACCATCTTCGGCTTTGTCAGCTGGCTGACGTTCTTCTTCCCGGGCTGGAAGTTTCACCGCCAGAAACGAAGGCGTTAG
- a CDS encoding DUF1501 domain-containing protein has product MSLFSSPFQQQTRRYFLTQGKNALGFAALSSLLGTNSLGATPAGAPDLLSGGVDGPFAPHFAPKAKHVIYLHMVGGPSQLDLYDYKPVMQEWYDKDLPDSVRMGQRLTTMTSGQKRFPIAPSKFKFAQHGQNGMWVSELLPYTSKMVDDLVFIRSMHTEAINHEPAITNMQTGNQITGRPCLGAWASYGLGSMNENLPTFVVLVAKPTNTEQVQAISARLWQSGYLPGKHSGVSFRSGGDPILFINNPPGVDAAVRRTTLDGLKSLNEMTHQRYGDPETQTRIEQFELAFRMQSSVPELTDLASEPASTYQLYGDEAKKPGSFAQTMLLARRMVERGVRFIQVYHNNWDTHANVSGRLPDQCRDVDQPCWALIQDLKQRGLFDDTLIIWGGEFGRTIYSQGGLSKENYGRDHHPRCFTMWMAGGGTNAGKIYGETDDFSYNIVKDPVHIHDFHATTLRLLGFDHERFTYKHQGLDQKLTGVEPARVIEDLIA; this is encoded by the coding sequence GTGTCGCTGTTTTCCTCCCCATTCCAGCAGCAGACCCGCCGCTATTTCCTTACCCAGGGCAAGAACGCGCTCGGCTTCGCCGCACTCAGTTCGCTGCTCGGGACGAACTCGCTCGGCGCCACTCCGGCCGGAGCCCCCGACCTGCTCTCCGGCGGCGTTGACGGCCCGTTCGCCCCGCACTTCGCCCCGAAGGCAAAGCACGTCATCTACCTGCACATGGTCGGCGGCCCGTCGCAGCTCGACCTGTACGACTACAAGCCGGTCATGCAGGAGTGGTACGACAAGGACCTGCCCGATTCCGTGCGGATGGGGCAGCGGCTGACAACGATGACCTCGGGGCAGAAGCGGTTCCCGATTGCGCCGTCGAAGTTCAAGTTCGCCCAGCATGGCCAGAACGGGATGTGGGTGAGTGAACTGCTCCCCTACACCTCGAAGATGGTCGACGACCTCGTGTTCATCCGCTCGATGCACACGGAGGCGATCAACCACGAGCCGGCCATCACCAACATGCAGACCGGCAACCAGATTACCGGTCGCCCCTGCCTGGGAGCCTGGGCCTCTTACGGACTGGGCTCGATGAACGAGAATCTGCCAACGTTCGTAGTGCTCGTCGCCAAGCCGACGAACACCGAACAGGTGCAGGCGATCTCGGCCCGGTTGTGGCAGTCGGGTTATCTGCCGGGGAAGCACTCCGGCGTTTCGTTCCGGTCCGGCGGAGACCCGATCCTGTTCATCAACAATCCGCCGGGAGTCGATGCCGCCGTGCGGCGGACGACGCTGGACGGGCTGAAGTCGCTGAACGAAATGACCCACCAGCGGTACGGCGATCCCGAAACCCAGACCCGCATCGAGCAGTTCGAACTTGCCTTCCGGATGCAGAGCAGCGTCCCCGAGCTGACCGACCTCGCTTCGGAACCGGCATCCACCTACCAGCTGTATGGTGACGAGGCAAAGAAGCCCGGGAGCTTCGCACAGACGATGCTGCTCGCACGCCGCATGGTGGAACGGGGGGTCCGCTTCATCCAGGTCTATCACAACAACTGGGACACCCACGCGAACGTCTCGGGCCGCCTGCCCGACCAGTGCCGCGACGTCGACCAGCCCTGCTGGGCCCTGATTCAGGACCTCAAGCAGCGCGGCCTGTTCGACGATACGCTCATCATCTGGGGGGGCGAGTTCGGCCGGACGATCTACTCGCAGGGGGGGCTCTCGAAAGAGAACTACGGCCGTGATCACCATCCACGCTGCTTCACGATGTGGATGGCCGGCGGCGGAACGAACGCCGGCAAGATTTACGGAGAGACCGACGATTTCTCGTACAACATCGTGAAGGATCCGGTCCACATTCACGACTTCCACGCGACGACGCTGCGTCTCCTGGGCTTCGACCACGAGCGATTCACGTACAAGCACCAGGGGCTCGACCAGAAGCTGACCGGCGTCGAGCCCGCCAGGGTCATCGAAGACCTGATCGCCTGA
- a CDS encoding class I SAM-dependent methyltransferase: MTSLRDQILFFRQFRQRFETTGAVLPSSRFLARAMTRPLARCSGPRRILEVGPGTGAVTGHIVREVKPEDRFDLVEINQDFARLLQDRFQSDPNYLPAAPVSNVHVCPLQDFAADGLYDVIISGLPFNNFPAELVESLVDRCLSLLKPGGTFSLFEYMFIRPIRVSVTRGPEKERLAAIERIMQTRFQAQRVRRDWIFINVPPAWVQHLQRPVEG; the protein is encoded by the coding sequence ATGACTTCGCTTCGCGACCAGATCCTGTTTTTCCGCCAGTTTCGACAGCGGTTCGAAACCACGGGAGCCGTTCTGCCCAGCAGCCGGTTTCTGGCCCGGGCGATGACTCGCCCGCTGGCGCGGTGCTCAGGTCCGCGGCGGATCCTGGAAGTGGGCCCCGGAACTGGCGCGGTGACGGGGCACATTGTGCGGGAAGTGAAGCCCGAGGACCGGTTCGACCTGGTGGAAATCAACCAGGACTTCGCGCGGCTGCTGCAGGATCGCTTCCAGTCCGATCCGAACTATCTACCGGCCGCGCCGGTGTCGAACGTTCATGTCTGCCCACTGCAGGATTTCGCGGCCGACGGCCTGTACGACGTCATCATCTCGGGCCTGCCGTTCAACAATTTCCCGGCGGAGCTTGTGGAAAGTCTCGTCGACCGGTGCCTGAGCCTCCTCAAGCCGGGGGGAACGTTTTCGCTGTTCGAGTACATGTTCATCCGGCCGATCCGGGTGTCCGTGACTCGGGGCCCCGAGAAGGAGCGCCTCGCCGCCATCGAACGGATCATGCAGACGAGGTTTCAGGCGCAGAGAGTCCGGCGGGACTGGATCTTCATCAATGTTCCGCCCGCCTGGGTCCAGCACCTCCAACGACCCGTTGAAGGCTGA
- a CDS encoding aminotransferase class IV — protein MDLPSGSPPHEPLAYLNGEFVPLRAARLPVWDFGVVQAVTVTEALRTFGHTPFRLDDHLERLAFSLRSIDVTPRESLDQIRHLVIELTKFNAAAMDDRADLVINLFVTAGESEAFSAGMAVNPGRPTVCITTRPLETRAAALHYREGLSLAIPAVRQIPASIIDPRIKYRSRLHWFLADHEVRRSRPEAEALLLDLDGFVTETARGNIFALFGETLTTPSELTTLGGISQRVVFELCPSLGLRVERRNITPSQLAQADEVLLSSTSACLVPVTQVDGVPIGSGRPGMRWRQLIAAWSTQVGVDIVSQASLQSSS, from the coding sequence ATGGACCTGCCTTCGGGCTCCCCCCCGCATGAGCCGCTTGCCTACCTGAACGGCGAGTTTGTTCCTCTGCGCGCGGCGCGATTGCCGGTCTGGGATTTCGGAGTCGTGCAGGCGGTCACGGTCACCGAAGCCCTCCGGACATTCGGCCACACGCCATTCCGGCTCGACGACCACCTCGAACGACTCGCGTTTTCACTGCGTTCGATCGACGTGACGCCAAGGGAGTCGCTCGACCAGATCCGGCATCTCGTCATTGAGCTGACAAAGTTCAATGCGGCCGCCATGGACGATCGGGCGGACCTAGTGATCAACCTGTTCGTCACGGCCGGGGAGAGCGAGGCCTTTTCGGCGGGGATGGCCGTGAACCCGGGACGTCCGACCGTCTGCATCACGACGCGACCGCTCGAGACCAGGGCTGCGGCCCTTCACTATCGCGAAGGATTGTCGCTGGCGATCCCGGCGGTCCGGCAGATCCCGGCGTCGATCATCGATCCGCGCATCAAGTACCGCAGCCGGCTGCACTGGTTTTTGGCCGACCACGAAGTCCGCAGGTCTCGACCGGAGGCTGAAGCGCTGCTGCTGGATCTCGACGGTTTCGTCACGGAAACGGCGCGCGGCAACATCTTCGCTCTGTTCGGCGAGACACTGACGACTCCTTCCGAACTGACAACGCTCGGCGGGATCAGCCAGCGTGTCGTATTCGAGTTGTGCCCGTCGCTCGGACTGCGCGTCGAGCGACGAAACATCACGCCGTCGCAACTGGCCCAGGCCGATGAGGTCCTGCTTTCGAGCACTTCGGCCTGCCTCGTTCCCGTCACGCAGGTCGACGGCGTACCGATCGGATCGGGTCGCCCCGGAATGCGGTGGCGCCAATTGATTGCGGCCTGGTCGACGCAGGTCGGAGTCGACATTGTTTCGCAGGCCAGCCTCCAGAGTTCGTCCTGA